CTATGAAGCATCCGGAAGAAAATATCCTTGAAAATTTTGCTGATTCTGATATTTTGAAAATCTCTAAAATCGGGAAATCAGTAGACAGGGAAAGACATAGAATGACTGCATTTGTCCGTTTTGAAAAAATGCAGGATGGTGTTTTCTTCTCCAAAATAGATCCCGACTTCAATGTTCTTCCTTTGATCAGAAAACATTTTAAAGACCGATATCAGGATCAGAAATGGATGATCTATGATCTTCGAAGAAACTACGGAATTCTTTATGATTTGGAGAACTGTGATTTCTTTTACCCCGATGAGAAACTGGATTTCAATCAGTATCAGCAGAAATTTCATGATGAGGAAAAGAGTTATCAGGTACTTTGGCAACGCTATTTTACCAAAACAAATATTGTGGAACGAAAAAATATAAAGCTCCATATTCAGCATGTTCCGAAAAGATATTGGAAGTATCTGACTGAAAAATGGTAGTCTGAAATCCATATTGTGGATAACTTTTTATTTCAGCGAAAAAAGAGATAATTTTAAACTCTTTTTTGAAACATATCATTTAACCTATTAATTTTGTGGAAGATATAATTCACATTATTTGAAAACTCATATTGTGGATAACTTTTTACAGTTAACATACCGTTAACATTGAAAATATTTCAAAACAGTTTTTTCCTTAAAAACTAAGCCGATTAAGACATTTCTAAAAGAATAAGGAATACGAAAACCTTATGTAAATAAATGAAAACCCGTTATTTATATAATAAGAATTGAAATCAACATTTCAAATTTGTGGATAACTTTTACTTTTTAATCGTTCGCAATGCTTTTTTGACGATATACTGCGTTTCTTTTGTGGGACTTTCCCGAAGCCATTCGTCACAGATTTCCACCACGAACTCGGGTTGTGATTTACTTGCATCATTCAGCCAATTACCAACACTATCCTGCACATATCGGGAGGAATCGGATCGTAAAGGTTCTAAAATTTCCAGTCCTAGTCCCGGATTTTGTTTTAAAGAATCAATATGTTCACACCAAACACCTCTTGGTCTGGTAGATTCACTGGCGAAACGTCTCACATTTTCATTGTCATGCTGGGTCCATTCTGATAAAACAGATAAGCTTTCGACAAGATTTTTTGAAATATCCGGACGTACGGTCATCCAGCATATTTCCCTCACTCCAAAATGGGTATCAGAAGCAAACGGCTGGATTTTGTTTAATTTCTCTCTGAATGTCAAATTACTGTTTCTTCCAATCGTATAAGCAGCCCAGCATCGCACCAGGTCTGACGGATGGGTTGATAGCTTCAGCAGAAATTCTTCATCTTTATTATTTTCAGCCCAATGCAGCAAACTAATTCCAATGGTTTCATTAATGGTATTAACAGTTTGTTTTTTCAGCTGATCTACATTTTCTAAAATGGGTTTCAAATATTCTGTACGGTGATTCTGCTGAAGAAGATTTTCCAACAACAGCCTTTGATCTACTGCCAGCCATTCAGTAAGATTTGCGGTTTCAATTTCACCTTTGTTCAGCTGTTCTAAGATATCAGAGGGAATATCTTTGATGGAGCGGGCTCCTTTTCGTTTTTCCGTCATACTATTTAATGATTATCTTTACAAAAGTCTGAAAGTAAGCAGACAAAAACAATACCGCATATTTTTCTCCCCTGGGGATAAAAAAGTCAATTTTATGGAAATAAAGGAAAGAGCTGAAGAAAATAAAATCTGTCCGTTGGAAGTTGCTGTCAATACCATCAGCGGGAAATGGAAAATTCCTATTGTGTGGCAGATCAATGAAGGGAAAAAACGTCCCAGTGAATTTTTGCGTGGTATTGCAAAAGTGGACCGAAGAGTTCTTAATCAACAGCTGACTGAAATGGTGGAAGATGGTATTTTAACAAAGCAATCTTTTAATGAACTTCCTCCAAGAGTTGAATACACTCTTACGGAACTGGGAGAAAAATTAGTGAAAATCCTCTGGCAACTGAATGATTGGGGAAAACTTTTAATTCCGGAAAAAGGAAAGGTGTAAACAGGTTTTAAATCTTCATATTTTCAGAATCCTTATTGCCAGATATCTAAAAAAAAGATCTTTGTATCAACTAAAAACGCATGAAAAAAATTATCACTGGAATTACAGTATTTCTCTTTCTCACAGGCTGTACAAAAGAAAAACGATCAGACCGTTTACTGGCTGAACCGGATCATAACGAACATTTAATTGCTGAAAATTCTCTAAAGATTCATAAGGATAAAAATACCATCCGGGAAAGATTTTCTCCACCGGAAGGATATGAGTGGATAGACGAAAAATCAGATTCTTACGGATATTTTATTGAAAATTTTAAACTGAAACCTTATGGCAGTCAGATTCTGAAATATGATGGTACTCCTATTTCTACCCAGCATCTTCATGAAGCCGTTTTTGATATTGATACCGGAAATAAAGATCTCCAGCAATGTGCTGATGTGGCAATCCGGATGAGAGCTGAGTATCTTTATAAGGCAAAAAAATTTAACGAAATCAAGTTTCATTTTACCAGTGGTGATCTTCTCAGCTGGAACGATTATAAAAACGGAACAAGGGCTTTTGTCAGCGGAAATTCAGTCAGCTTTAGAAAAACAGCAGCTTTTGATGATTCTTATGAGAGTTTCAGGAATTACCTGGATCTTATTTTCAATTACGCAGGAACAATTTCATTAAACAAAGAAACAAAGCCTGTTACAAGAAATTCTGATCTGAAAACGGGAGATATTCTGATCACTCCAGGCAGTCCCGGACATATTGTTTTCATTACCGGAGTTTGCAAAAATCAAAAAGGGGAAAGATTGTATTTATTAAGTGAAGGATTTACCCCGGCTCAGTCGGTTCATGTGCTTTCTAATCCGTTTAATCCCTATTTTACGCCCTGGTACGATCTTGACATCCATGCTGTGGAAACAAAAACTGCACGATATTTTTTTAAACCTACAAACTTCAGAAGCTTTTAATAATTTATATTCAAAACTATTGGAAAGTTACTACGATAATCTGAACTTGTTTTTGTAAATTTGTGTTCGAAATTTTTTACTTGATGAAAGAGAGTGCTGTAAAAAAGATTGCAGTTCTTACTTCAGGGGGTGACTCTCCGGGTATGAATGCGGCATTAAGAGCGGTAGTAAGAACCGCCAATTACTATAATATCGAATGCTACGGAGTGAGAGAAGGCTACAACGGCCTTATCAACAATGATTTCCTGAAAATGGGAGCCCGTTCCGTAAAAAATATAATCAACCAGGGTGGAACGATTCTAAAATCTGCCAGATCCGCTGAGTTCAGAACAAAAGAAGGCCGTCAGAAAGCTTATGACAATTGTATAAAGCTTGGAATAGACGGATTGGTTTGTATTGGTGGAGACGGAACTTTCACCGGTGCAAAAATCTTTAATGAAGAATTCGGAATCAGAGTAATCGGTATCCCGGGAACAATCGACAACGATATTTTCGGAACAGATAACACCATCGGATACGATACTGCTTTGAATACTGCAATGGATGCCATTGATAAAATCCGTGACACCGCAACGTCTCACAACAGAGTTTTCTTTGTAGAAGTGATGGGTCGTGATGCAGGTTTTATTGCTTTAAACAGTGGATTGGCAACCGGAGCTCTGGATATTTTAATTCCTGAGAAAAAAGACAGTATTGATGAGCTTTTCGCGAAATTCAGAGATGCAGAAAAAACCGGAAAGGCATCAAGCATTGTGGTTGTAGCGGAAGGTGAAAAACTAGCCAATGTATATGAACTTGCTGAAAAAACAAAACTTACATTCCCTGATTATGACATTCGTGTAGCGATTTTGGGACATATGCAGAGAGGAGGTTCTCCAAGCTGTGCAGACAGAGTTTTGGCAAGCAGATTAGGCTACGGTGCTGTAACAGGATTAATGGAAGGACAAACGAATGTAATGGCCGGAATGCGTTCCAATGATCTGACGTATACGCCTATTGAAGAAGCCATTAAAAAACATAACGAAATCAATGAAGATCTTTTACTGATTTCAAAAATTTTAGCAATCTAATTATTTTTATAATCTAATAAAAACAAACTATTATGTCAACAATTAAAGTAGGTATCAACGGTTTTGGTAGAATTGGACGTCTTGTTTTCAGAGCAATGACTGAAAGAGACAACATTGAAGTTGTAGGAATCAATGACCTTATTAATGCAGAATACATGGCTTACATGTTAAAATATGACTCTGTACACGGTATTTTCCCAGGTGAAGTTTCTGTAGAAGGAAATGATCTTGTAGTAAACGGGAAAAGAATCAGAGTAACTGCTGAAAGAGATCCTAACAACCTAAAGTGGAATGAAATTGGTGCTGACTATATCGTAGAATCTACAGGTCTTTTCTTATCTAAAGATACGGCTCAGGCTCACATCAACGCTGGTGCAAAGAAAGTAATCCTTTCTGCTCCTTCTAAAGATGATACTCCAATGTTCGTAATGGGGGTAAACCACAAGGAACTTACTGATGATATCAAAATCTTATCAAACGCTTCTTGTACTACAAACTGTTTAGCTCCTTTAGCTAAAGTTATCCACGATAACTTCGGAATCGTTGAAGGTTTAATGACAACTGTACACGCTACAACAGCTACTCAGAAAACTGTTGATGGTCCTTCAGTAAAAGACTGGAGAGGTGGTAGAGCTGCTCTAAACAACATCATCCCTTCTTCTACAGGTGCTGCTAAAGCGGTAGGAAAAGTAATCCCTTCTTTGAACGGAAAATTAACAGGTATGTCTTTCAGAGTACCAACTGTTGACGTTTCTGTAGTAGATTTAACAGTGAGAATTGAAAAAGCTGCTTCTTATGAAGACATCTGTTCAGTAATCAAAGCTGCTTCTGAAGGTGAATTGAAAGGTATCCTAGGATATACTGAAGATGCTGTAGTATCTCAGGACTTCGTAGGAGATAAGAGAACTTCTATCTTCGACAAAGATGCTGGTATCATGCTTTCTCCAAACTTCGTGAAACTTGTTTCTTGGTATGACAACGAAATGGGTTACTCTAACAAGTTAGTAGATATGCTTGTACACGCTGCTTCTTTATAATGAGTAATAAGCAATGAGTAATATAAAACCTTCCCGATGGGAAGGTTTTTTTGTTTTATTTTTTAAATGGATTTTTATCTAAACGAAAAGAAATCCCAATAAACGGGTTAACACGATATTGTGATTCATTTAAATTATCATTGGTTACAGAGCTATCAATTGTTTGCCCTACAGAATAATTGGAATTAGGGATAGTCTGTTTATGAACACCAACACCTGCTGTCAAAATAATATTCTGACCTATTCCTATAGAAGGACCTACAAAAACAGCAATTTCTTCAAAATTAATTCCCAAACCTCCTGTAAATCCGTAAGAAATAGTATCCTGATAATCCATAAAATTAAACATAACTGTAGGCATAAGTTCCATAGTTTTATTACTTTGGACTTCAGTTACTTTTTGTAATCCGCTATCAGTCTGTGAAATAAATTTATTACGATTGGTATAAAAAATAGCATTGGCACCAAATGTTGTAGTCCACCTCCAATCAGTCTGAGTTTTTATCTTGTAAACTCTTTCTTTTGGATCCTTATCTGTGGTATTAACTGTAATTGTCAATTCTGTATTACGTTTAAAAGTAATCTCTCCAATTTTCTCTTCTGTACTGCTCTTCTGTAAACTATCTGATTTAGCTTTATCAATTTGTAACACCGGCTGCATAGTAGCGTCTTTCTTAAGTGAAATACTATAGCCTTTAGAATTTATTGCAAAAATATCATAATTATTTTTACTTGAATCTTTCTTAAAGTACTCAATAACTGTTTCAAATGATATTGCATCAGAATCAGTATTTATTATAATTTTTTTTTCTTTAATTGTGACTTGACCAAAAGCCAACCCTGAACAAAGCAGTGACAATAATAAATTTTTTGTTTTCATGATTATTTTTTTTTAGATTAATTCTTTAGTTAAAACTGTGAAAGCCATTTAAAAAAATTGAGCCTCCATGGTTATTAGTTTTATATAAAGCTACAATGGCTTAGTATTATATGAAATAACACAAAAGGGTACTTTTTCAATGTAAAAATCGAAGCCAATAAAAATATTACTAGATGTCTTAGCCTGATAAATCTCACCGGAAAACTTCAGCATAAAACTTGTACTTTTATAGGTAAAGGAATGAACATGATACAACCTCGATTTAAAGATGCTCCTCACTTCAGAAACTTTTGGGAAAGTGGGAACGGAAAACTCCTTATTGAATTTTCCGGAGCAGAGGTGAACTTTGAAAAGTTTGAAAAATTTGCACCCTATTTTCATCATGTGGATGAGATCGGTGATGAAGTAGTAAAAGAGGTTTATTTCACTAAAAAATTCCATGAGGCTTCCAGGGAAATTGAGCAATATATAAGAAATGGGGTTTCGGAAACAGATGCAGTGCCTGAAAGTGTAAAAAAGCTTTTTACCCAAACTCAAAAAGTTCCCGAATGGCTGGATTATAATTTACTCAAAAGTGGCGCTGAGCTGTGTATGAGAAGCAACCTCGATTCTTTGATCTCCCTGAGGGATTATTGTCTGATTGGCGGTTATGATTATGCTTACCTCAACAAGCCACTGATTGTCACAGAAGCATTGAAAAAAGGTGCTGTAAAGCGTCTTTCCGAAACGTTGGATTTCTGGGTGAATGCTACCCGCTACAATGCACTGGAAATTCATGCAAAAGGCTATGAGTTTGCCATAAAAACCCGTTTGATCCATTCCTACGCCAGACTTTCTGTTAAAAAACATTATAAAGACTGGGATACTGAAAACTGGGGAGAACCTATCAATTCGTGGGATATGATGGCAACCTATATCGGATTCAGTCTGGTCTTTCTTCATAGTCTTAAAAAATTGGGAAATCGTTTTTCTATTGAAGAGGAACAGGGAATTTTCCACCTTTGGAAATATGTAGGCTATCTTTTGGGAATTCCTGAACAGCTTCTTCCTGATGACAAGAAACAGGCTACAGAATATTTTTATTTATGGACCTCTGTTCAGCCGCCCTCGGATAAAGATTCTGTTCTGCTGGCTCATTCTCTGTTGAATGAATCTCTGGAAAATCCTATTTTAAAACTTGAATTCCAAAGAAAAAATTTGAGATACTTGCACATCTGCTGCACCTGGTTTCTGCTGGATGATGAAGTTTGTAAAAGATTACAAATCCCGGATGTTCCTTACAAAACCTTATTCCCAAAATCAAAAATACTTTTCAATAAAATATATGACAGTTTAGTAAGTCGTGATGCCAGAATCAAAAGAGGAAATAAAGATCAGATGAAAGTATTGGAAGATTATCTGAATATCACCAAAAATTCAAATTTCCATTAGGACAAGGTAGGAAGCTCGAAGATGGAAGCAGGAAACTTCTATCCGACGATCAATCTCTCTTAGTAAAAGTAAAAAACAGTAATAAAACGAAGTTTAATACATTTTATCGCCTTCGACAAATCTCTTCTTCCGGCTTCCAGCATCCTTCCGAATTGATGATTTTTATTTTTTTTCCACATTAATACCACCTTACCCATCTGCTTCGTAATGAATAAGATCAGTAGTAAAAATTTATTATTTTTTAACTCTAAAAACAGCTTTCAGAGATAAATAATATTAGCTTTTGATATTTAAATTATGTATTTTTGAGAAATTATTTTAATAGCGATGAGTAACATTGATGATAAGAAAAAAGCACTCGCTTTAGTGCTTGACAAGCTAGATAAAACATATGGAAAGGGAACAGTAATGACTTTAGGTGATGAATCTATCGACAATACAATAGAAGTAATTCCTTCCGGTTCTTTAGGATTAGATATTGCATTAGGTATAGGCGGATATCCAAAAGGAAGAATCATTGAAATATATGGTCCTGAATCTTCAGGTAAAACAACATTAACCCTTCATGCTATTGCTGAAGCTCAAAAAGCGGGTGGTATTGCTGCATTCATTGATGCAGAGCATGCTTTCGACAGAACTTATGCTGCGAAATTAGGAATTGATCTTGAAAACCTGATCATTTCTCAGCCTGACAATGGAGAACAAGCTTTAGAGATTGCAGATAACCTGATCCGTTCAGGAGCTATTGATATCGTTGTAATTGACTCTGTAGCTGCTCTTACCCCAAAAGCAGAAATCGAAGGTGAAATGGGAGATTCTAAAATGGGTCTTCACGCAAGATTGATGTCTCAGGCATTAAGAAAACTTACGGCTACGATTTCAAGAACTAAATGTACAGTGATCTTCATCAACCAGTTGAGAGAAAAGATTGGTGTAATGTTTGGAAATCCTGAAACAACTACCGGAGGTAATGCTCTTAAGTTCTATGCTTCTGTAAGAATTGATATCAGAAAAGCAAGTGCACCGATCAAACAAGGTGATGAAGCTATCGGTAGCCGTGTGAAAGTGAAGATTGTGAAAAATAAAGTAGCACCTCCTTTCAAACAGGCAGAATTTGATATCATGTATGGTGAAGGAGTTTCTAAAGTAGGTGAAATTCTTGATACTGCAGTAGATATGGGAATTGTAAAGAAAAGCGGTTCTTGGTTCAGTTATGAGGAATCTAAATTAGGACAAGGACGTGATGCTGTAAAAGATGTTTTAAAAGACAACCCTGAACTTTCCGAGGAATTGGAAAACAAGATTAAAGAAGAAATGAAAAATAAATAATTTTTCAGAAAATAATAGAAAAGGCAGTCTTAGGATTGCCTTTTTTGTTTTTAAATGATTCTGTTTTTTTAACGCAAAGCTTTCATTTGTATACTGTAATATTTTTAAGAGAGCAAAGACAGAATCAATTTCATTGATTCTTACTAAGCGAATGTATAATCACAAAGCTTAATCAAAGACAAAGTCGCAACTCTTTGCATCCCTGGAATAAACTTTCGAATCTCATAATTCCTTTGCGTTAAAATAATCTCTCAGTTTTTATAATAAAAAAGAGGTTATTCCGTAGAAACAACCTCTTGAATTTTATGTTTAAAAAAATTATTCAGCAATTTTACCTTGCAACTGAAGTGCTCCAGTCACTTTCATTCCTTTTGTAAGTGTTTCCAGTCTCATGTTTTCTTTATTCACAAAAGCATCAATGGTAAAGAAATCTTCATTTTCTTCATTCGTGATCAGCTTCAGTTTAAGAATATATCCTTTAACACTTCCATCATCAAGCAATGCTGTTTCCTTAAAGTCTACCAGCTGAGCAATAAAGTCAAAACATGCATAGTTAGGAAGATCCTGACTTGGTACATAGGTTGTGAAATCTTCACTCATTTTGGTCCCATCTGGTAAATCAGTGTTGGTATGAACATCAAGGATAAGAACAATTCCACTAACATTTACCTTCAGATGAGGCTGTGTCATGTATCTGTTTCTGTTTTCAGCATAATCCGTAGCAAAAAACCAAACTCCGAAAGTATCTCTTGCAGGACCTGCTACAATCGCCTGTAAATTCAAAGCATTTTCCCATTCTCTGATTGATCTCGTTTCAAAATCTAAAGTATAATCAGTTTTCACTTCCGGAACGATAATACTTAGCTCCTCCGTTAA
This region of Chryseobacterium culicis genomic DNA includes:
- a CDS encoding TIGR03915 family putative DNA repair protein, whose translation is MTTLLYDGSFDGLFTAIFEVFEYRYKDVEITSRERFHQENIFAEIHEVITQTEKSERVLNKLEQNIGKQGVYKLLKVFLSEESHFENLILSAVRQSMKHPEENILENFADSDILKISKIGKSVDRERHRMTAFVRFEKMQDGVFFSKIDPDFNVLPLIRKHFKDRYQDQKWMIYDLRRNYGILYDLENCDFFYPDEKLDFNQYQQKFHDEEKSYQVLWQRYFTKTNIVERKNIKLHIQHVPKRYWKYLTEKW
- the recA gene encoding recombinase RecA, translated to MSNIDDKKKALALVLDKLDKTYGKGTVMTLGDESIDNTIEVIPSGSLGLDIALGIGGYPKGRIIEIYGPESSGKTTLTLHAIAEAQKAGGIAAFIDAEHAFDRTYAAKLGIDLENLIISQPDNGEQALEIADNLIRSGAIDIVVIDSVAALTPKAEIEGEMGDSKMGLHARLMSQALRKLTATISRTKCTVIFINQLREKIGVMFGNPETTTGGNALKFYASVRIDIRKASAPIKQGDEAIGSRVKVKIVKNKVAPPFKQAEFDIMYGEGVSKVGEILDTAVDMGIVKKSGSWFSYEESKLGQGRDAVKDVLKDNPELSEELENKIKEEMKNK
- a CDS encoding DNA alkylation repair protein produces the protein MTEKRKGARSIKDIPSDILEQLNKGEIETANLTEWLAVDQRLLLENLLQQNHRTEYLKPILENVDQLKKQTVNTINETIGISLLHWAENNKDEEFLLKLSTHPSDLVRCWAAYTIGRNSNLTFREKLNKIQPFASDTHFGVREICWMTVRPDISKNLVESLSVLSEWTQHDNENVRRFASESTRPRGVWCEHIDSLKQNPGLGLEILEPLRSDSSRYVQDSVGNWLNDASKSQPEFVVEICDEWLRESPTKETQYIVKKALRTIKK
- a CDS encoding DUF4846 domain-containing protein, with the protein product MKKIITGITVFLFLTGCTKEKRSDRLLAEPDHNEHLIAENSLKIHKDKNTIRERFSPPEGYEWIDEKSDSYGYFIENFKLKPYGSQILKYDGTPISTQHLHEAVFDIDTGNKDLQQCADVAIRMRAEYLYKAKKFNEIKFHFTSGDLLSWNDYKNGTRAFVSGNSVSFRKTAAFDDSYESFRNYLDLIFNYAGTISLNKETKPVTRNSDLKTGDILITPGSPGHIVFITGVCKNQKGERLYLLSEGFTPAQSVHVLSNPFNPYFTPWYDLDIHAVETKTARYFFKPTNFRSF
- a CDS encoding winged helix-turn-helix transcriptional regulator, coding for MEIKERAEENKICPLEVAVNTISGKWKIPIVWQINEGKKRPSEFLRGIAKVDRRVLNQQLTEMVEDGILTKQSFNELPPRVEYTLTELGEKLVKILWQLNDWGKLLIPEKGKV
- the gap gene encoding type I glyceraldehyde-3-phosphate dehydrogenase codes for the protein MSTIKVGINGFGRIGRLVFRAMTERDNIEVVGINDLINAEYMAYMLKYDSVHGIFPGEVSVEGNDLVVNGKRIRVTAERDPNNLKWNEIGADYIVESTGLFLSKDTAQAHINAGAKKVILSAPSKDDTPMFVMGVNHKELTDDIKILSNASCTTNCLAPLAKVIHDNFGIVEGLMTTVHATTATQKTVDGPSVKDWRGGRAALNNIIPSSTGAAKAVGKVIPSLNGKLTGMSFRVPTVDVSVVDLTVRIEKAASYEDICSVIKAASEGELKGILGYTEDAVVSQDFVGDKRTSIFDKDAGIMLSPNFVKLVSWYDNEMGYSNKLVDMLVHAASL
- the pfkA gene encoding 6-phosphofructokinase translates to MKESAVKKIAVLTSGGDSPGMNAALRAVVRTANYYNIECYGVREGYNGLINNDFLKMGARSVKNIINQGGTILKSARSAEFRTKEGRQKAYDNCIKLGIDGLVCIGGDGTFTGAKIFNEEFGIRVIGIPGTIDNDIFGTDNTIGYDTALNTAMDAIDKIRDTATSHNRVFFVEVMGRDAGFIALNSGLATGALDILIPEKKDSIDELFAKFRDAEKTGKASSIVVVAEGEKLANVYELAEKTKLTFPDYDIRVAILGHMQRGGSPSCADRVLASRLGYGAVTGLMEGQTNVMAGMRSNDLTYTPIEEAIKKHNEINEDLLLISKILAI
- a CDS encoding oxygenase MpaB family protein, which gives rise to MIQPRFKDAPHFRNFWESGNGKLLIEFSGAEVNFEKFEKFAPYFHHVDEIGDEVVKEVYFTKKFHEASREIEQYIRNGVSETDAVPESVKKLFTQTQKVPEWLDYNLLKSGAELCMRSNLDSLISLRDYCLIGGYDYAYLNKPLIVTEALKKGAVKRLSETLDFWVNATRYNALEIHAKGYEFAIKTRLIHSYARLSVKKHYKDWDTENWGEPINSWDMMATYIGFSLVFLHSLKKLGNRFSIEEEQGIFHLWKYVGYLLGIPEQLLPDDKKQATEYFYLWTSVQPPSDKDSVLLAHSLLNESLENPILKLEFQRKNLRYLHICCTWFLLDDEVCKRLQIPDVPYKTLFPKSKILFNKIYDSLVSRDARIKRGNKDQMKVLEDYLNITKNSNFH